Sequence from the Streptomyces sp. R33 genome:
GCCCTCGCCGAACTGGTGGTACGAGCCGGTGTCGAAGCTCGCGTCCGTGACCGGGTAGAAGAGGACCTGCTGGACGAGCGTGACGTCGCCGCGCTGCTTGGCCATGAGGGTGAGGGCGGCGCTCATGTTGCCGCCGACCGAGTCGCCCGCGACGGCGATCCGCGTGCCGTCGAGGTCCTTGTGGTGTCCCTCGCGGGCGACCCACTGGGCGACGCTGTAGTTCTGCTCGATCGCGACGGGGTAGCGCGCCTCGGGCGAGAGGTCGTACTCGGGGAACACCACGGCCGCCCGGGTGCCGACGGCGAGTTCGCGGACGAGCCGGTCGTGGGTGTGGGCGTTGCCGAAGACCCAGCCCGCGCCGTGGATGTAGAGGATGACGGGAAGCGGGCCGGTTGCGCCGCGGGGGCGGACGATCCGGGCGCGGACGTCGCCGGTCGGGCCGCCGTGGACGGTGATCCACTCCTCGTCGACCTCGGGCAGGGGGACGCCCTCACCGCTCTGGACACCGTCCACGGCCTTACGGCCTTCGGCGACGGGGATCTGGTAGAGGTACGGCGGCTGGGCGGTGGCGTCGGCGAAGGCCTGGGCGGCGGGTTCGAGGATCGGACGGTCCTTCATGTGGGGTTCTCCTTCTGGGGATGTACGAGAGGGCGCAGGTCGGGGGCTCAGCGGGTCGCCCGCACGGCGTCGAGGATCACGTCGGTGACCACGGCCGGGCGGGAGACGGCCACGGCGTGCGACGCGTCCACTTCGGTGATGTGCGAGCCGGCGCGCCGGGCCATCCACCGTTCGGCGGCCGGCGGGATGTTCTTGTCGGCGCTGGCGATCAGCGCCCAGGACGGGATCGTCTTCCAGGCCGCTTCCCCGGCCTTCTCCTCCAGCGCGGCAGTGGCGACCGGGCGCTGGGTCGCGGCCATGACGGCCGCGTCGGCGATGGGGACGTCGGCGGCGAACTGCCGGTGGAACTTGGCCCGTTCGATGACGAGTTCGGTGCCGGTGCCACCGCCGGGCAGCGGGTACGACCGCGGGTTCACGGTGTCGCCGAGGGTGGAGCCGGGGAACTTGGCGGCGAGCTCGGCCGCGCTCTCGCCCTTGTCCGGGGTGAACGCGGCGATGTAGACGAGGGCCTTCACACGGCTGTCGCCCAGCGCGGCGCCACTGATGACGGCGCCGCCGTAGGAGTGGCCGACCAGGACGACGGGGCCCTCGACGGCGGCCAGCACGCTGCGCAGGTAGGCGGTGTCCGCGGCGAGACCGCGCAGCGGGTTGGCGGGGGCCAGGACGGGGTAGCCGGCGCGCTGCAGCCGCCTGATCGTGCCGCTCCAGCTGGAGGCGTCGGCGAACGCCCCGTGGACCAGGACGATCGTGGGCTTGGGACCGTGCCGGTCGGCGCCGGCGGCGGCCGGGACGCTCGCGGGTGCGGCGGGTGCGGCGCCCATCAGGGCGGCCAGTGTGGCCGGCAGGGCGAGGGCGAGGGTGCGCCTCTTGGGATGCATGGGGCTTCCTTGTCGGGTGGTGAGGCATTCGGGTGCGCTCGGGCGGGCGGGGGTGTGCCGGTCGGGCGGGAGGGCGCGCCGATTGGGCCGAGCGGGTGCGGCGGTCGGGCGGGGCCTCGCCTCAGAGGCCGTACGCCTCCAGGAGCCGCAGCCAGATCTCGCTGACCGTCGGGAAGGCGGGGACGGCGTGCCACAGGCGTTCGAGCGGGACTTCTCCCACGATGGCGACCGTTGCCGTGTGGATGAGTTCGGTCGCCATCGGGCCGGTGAGCGTGCAGCCGACGACGACTCCCCGGGTCTCGTCGACGACGAGCTTGGCGAGGCCGCGGTAGTCGTCCGCGTGGAGCGCGGCGCCGGCGACGTCGTCGATGCGGTACTCCACCGTGCGCACCGCGAGACCCGCTTCGCGTGCCGCGCGTTCCGTGAGACCGACGCTCGCGACCTCCGGACGGGTGAAGACGGCCTGCGGGACGGCGACGTGGTCGGCTTCCGCGCTCCACGGCTGCCGGCCTCCGG
This genomic interval carries:
- a CDS encoding alpha/beta hydrolase, yielding MKDRPILEPAAQAFADATAQPPYLYQIPVAEGRKAVDGVQSGEGVPLPEVDEEWITVHGGPTGDVRARIVRPRGATGPLPVILYIHGAGWVFGNAHTHDRLVRELAVGTRAAVVFPEYDLSPEARYPVAIEQNYSVAQWVAREGHHKDLDGTRIAVAGDSVGGNMSAALTLMAKQRGDVTLVQQVLFYPVTDASFDTGSYHQFGEGYFLRRDAMKWFWDQYTTAEAERAQITASPLRASTEQLSGLPPALVITAEADVLRDEGEAYAAKLRAAGVPVTALRVQGVIHDFVMLNALRETQAAELAIGLATDTLRKALA
- a CDS encoding alpha/beta fold hydrolase — translated: MHPKRRTLALALPATLAALMGAAPAAPASVPAAAGADRHGPKPTIVLVHGAFADASSWSGTIRRLQRAGYPVLAPANPLRGLAADTAYLRSVLAAVEGPVVLVGHSYGGAVISGAALGDSRVKALVYIAAFTPDKGESAAELAAKFPGSTLGDTVNPRSYPLPGGGTGTELVIERAKFHRQFAADVPIADAAVMAATQRPVATAALEEKAGEAAWKTIPSWALIASADKNIPPAAERWMARRAGSHITEVDASHAVAVSRPAVVTDVILDAVRATR